One region of Etheostoma spectabile isolate EspeVRDwgs_2016 chromosome 21, UIUC_Espe_1.0, whole genome shotgun sequence genomic DNA includes:
- the btbd17a gene encoding BTB/POZ domain-containing protein 17 translates to MVKHVAQIHVGMLFLALCLHGGAAAMLKVDKAQDGGVGGGDTISHSLTLVQRLEALLIQGNGSDVSLRVETPSADEVKVIQSHSLVLSLQSPVFDEILLNRNGSTLVLKESSDCAAVFDKFIRYLYCGELSLRLDQAIPLHKLATKYQVMGLQQGITQYMSQNVARESSSGHVAGWYEYALQAGDVTLRDSCLQFMAWNLSSVLRSGEWVSISSQLLMSLLQRSDLVLQSEMELFAALEAWIIQNEPDGLTAENALRAVRYAMMPPRELFRLQTQSSVLARYQESVRDLLYMSYQFHSASPLAMAKYFDVNCSLFMPRNYLSSVWGSAWIISNPSRDDRSTSFQTQLGPSGHDSSKRVTWNAMFSPRWLPLSMRPMYTETGAMQPTRVDGGSPRIIITPATSSADFAGVNFQKTVLVMAQQHGKLVVKHVYNFHQSTEENGDFLAEADLYRRTSEYLIDSSLFLHVVVKPLYQTLLTSKN, encoded by the exons ATGGTGAAACACGTTGCTCAGATCCATGTTGGGATGCTGTTTTTGGCTCTGTGTCTGCACGGGGGGGCTGCAG CCATGCTGAAAGTTGACAAGGCCCAGGATGGAGGTGTCGGTGGCGGGGACACCATCAGCCACTCCCTGACCCTGGTGCAGCGCCTGGAGGCCCTGCTGATTCAGGGGAACGGCAGCGACGTGTCTCTCAGGGTGGAGACGCCCAGCGCAGACGAGGTGAAGGTGATCCAGTCCCACTCGCTGGTGCTCTCCCTGCAGAGCCCCGTGTTTGACGAGATCCTGCTGAACCGCAACGGCAGCACGCTGGTCCTGAAAGAGAGCTCCGACTGCGCTGCTGTGTTTGACAAGTTCATCAG GTATCTGTACTGTGGAGAGCTTTCTCTGCGTCTGGACCAGGCGATACCTCTACACAAGCTGGCCACTAAGTACCAAGTGATGGGTCTCCAGCAGGGTATCACCCAGTACATGAGCCAGAATGTGGCACGGGAGTCTTCCTCGGGACACGTGGCGGGCTGGTACGAGTACGCCCTGCAGGCCGGCGACGTGACTCTGAGGGACAGCTGTCTTCAGTTCATGGCCTGGAACCTGTCGTCGGTGCTGCGGAGTGGAGAGTGGGTGTCCATCAGCAGCCAGCTGCTCATGTCCCTGCTGCAGCGCTCGGACCTCGTCCTGCAGAGTGAAATGGAGCTCTTTGCGGCGCTGGAGGCCTGGATTATCCAGAATGAGCCGGACGGTTTGACAGCGGAGAACGCATTGAGGGCCGTGCGTTATGCCATGATGCCGCCACGGGAGCTCTTCCGCCTACAGACCCAGTCATCGGTCCTGGCTCGCTATCAGGAGTCGGTGCGTGATCTGCTGTACATGTCCTACCAGTTCCACTCTGCGTCGCCACTGGCCATGGCCAAATACTTTGACGTGAACTGCAGCCTCTTCATGCCCAGGAACTACCTGTCGTCAGTGTGGGGGTCTGCCTGGATCATCAGCAACCCCTCGCGAGATGACCGCAGCACCAGCTTCCAGACCCAGCTGGGGCCCAGCGGCCACGACTCCAGCAAGCGGGTGACTTGGAACGCCATGTTCTCGCCACGCTGGTTACCCCTCAGCATGAGGCCGATGTACACGGAGACGGGCGCCATGCAGCCGACACGCGTTGATGGAGGGAGCCCCCGCATCATCATCACGCCGGCCACATCCAGCGCAGATTTCGCTGGGGTGAACTTCCAGAAGACGGTGCTTGTGATGGCTCAGCAGCATGGCAAATTGGTCGTGAAACACGTCTACAACTTCCACCAGAGCACGGAAGAAAACGGCGATTTCTTGGCCGAGGCCGACCTGTACCGCCGGACGTCAGAATACCTCATCGATAGCTCGCTCTTCCTCCATGTTGTGGTGAAGCCCCTGTACCAAACCCTTCTAACCAGCAAGAACTAA